The following DNA comes from Mycobacteroides immunogenum.
AATTGCGATTTCAGTCTTCTGAGTTCGCGCGGTTTGGCATAGGTGGATGGCAGCGTGCGGGATCGGCAGATTTCGCCATCGAGCTTGTCGAACAAGAGTTGCTGAGACGACATGCCGATGAATCCGGCGTCCAGGGCCTCTGTCAACCACCGGTCCATCTGGGCCTGCTCGGCGGAGGTAGGCCGCTCGTTCTTGCGGGTGGCGCGATCCAGCCCCATCACCGCCGCTCGCATATCCGAATGCCCGAGGAAGGTCGCGATGTTCGGCCCCAATGGCAGTGACTCCAGTGCGGCGATGTACTCCCCGGCGTTGGTCCAGGTCTTGTGTCGATCGACCGCCTGAATCACGTGGTCGCGCGGTATCGCCTCCACCCGGCCGAAGATGTCGCCGGCATCGATGCCATTGACATGTACGACCGATAGAGAGCAGGAACCCAGTAGCACGGTTGTGACGCCATGACGCACCGACTCCGACAGTGCAGGTGCGGCCAGCACCTCGACGTCGTAGTGCGTGTGGATGTCCACCAGCCCCGGGAGCACCCATTTTCCTTCGGCGTCTATCACCTTGGGGCAATCCGCTTCGTCAAGGTGGTCGGCGGAGATCGCTGCGATGTGGCCGTTCTTGATACCGATGTTCCGTACGGCTGATGGCGCACCTGTTCCGTCGAACCATCGCCCATTCCGTATCACGGTGTCGAAATGGGCAGCGCTGCTCATGGACATGCGGATTCTCCTTGTGGTGCTGCTATTTCGCTGGCGCAATGCGAAGTGCCGGTAGGACATAGCGCCGGAAGTGACGCGTCAGTGAGTTCGGGTCGTCAGGATCGATGCAGTTTCCGGGCACGGTGCCCAGGCTGATCATCACGCGCGCGATCCACTCGCTGGCCTCGTCAATATCCGTGCGTGCGTGGATTTCTCCGGCGTCGCGGGCCGCTTCGAGGTACGGCCGCCAGAATCCGGCCAGGTCGGGTACCAGACCCTGGACGCCGGCGCCGGCGCAGGCCATGAATTCCTCGGGTTCGCGCAGCCGCATGCGCATCAGTAGGGTGCCCGGATCGTCATAGGCGCGTCGGCCGATCTTCACGCCGGCAACCAGTCGTGCCTCGAACCCTGTAATGGCCGCTAGTTCCGCGGCGGACTGCGCCCAACTGACCTCGATCAAGCGAATGATCGCCGCCCCCACCAGAGCCTGCTTGTCGGGAAAGTGCCGATACAGCCAGGATCGGGAAACGCCCGCCTCCTCCGCCACGTCAGTCATCGTGGTTGCGCGAATACCTTTGTCGGACAATAGTTTCTCGGTGGCATCGAGTAGCCGCGAGGCCACCGAGTCATTGTCGGATTCAGGCGTCGGACCTTCTTCGAACGCTGCGGTCATGCCCTCAATCTAAACAAGGCGTAGACACATTTCAAGATCTGTGTACACTCCGAATGTACAGATCTTCAGAAGTGTTCACAGGTGACCGCAATGGCGCGGTCGCACCCCAAGGAGTGCCGTGACCCGACCTAGTACCGCAATCATCGGAGCTGGAATCAGCGGGCTGACCACCGCGAAAATGCTCTCCGACTACGGAATCCCTCATACCTGCTTCGAGACTTCAGACCGGATCGGCGGAAATTGGGCCTTTGGCAATCCCAACGGCCATAGCAGCGCCTACCGCTCCCTGCATATCGATACCTCGCGGCATCAACTCTCGTTTCGTGACTTCCCGATGCCCGACAGCTATCCACACTTTCCGCATCACACGCTGATCAAGCAGTATCTCGAGGACTATGCCGCGGCATTTGATCTCAAGCGCAACATCGAATTCCGGAATGGAATCGTGCACGCTGAACGGCTACCGCGCGGCGGTTGGGAACTGCTGACACAGTCGGGCGAACGGCGACACTTCGAGCTTCTCGTTGTCGCCAACGGCCATCATTGGGATCCAAGATATCCCCACTTTCCCGGTTCCTTTGCCGGCACCACGTTGCATTCGCATCACTACATCGATCCGCGCACCCCGCTGAATCTCATGGACAAACGAATCCTGGTGGTTGGACTTGGCAACAGTGCGGCAGACATCGCGGTTGAGCTGTCCTCGCGTGCCACCGGAAACTCGGTGACCCTGTCCACTCGCTCCGGCGCCTGGATCGTGCCCAAGTACGTCGCCGGGCAGCCTGCGGACAAGTACTTCCGCACCAGCCCGCACATTCCGATGTCCTGGCAGCGCAGGCTCTTTCAGATGATGCAGCCGCTCATGTCGGGCCGTCCCGATCAACTCGGTCTTCCGATGCCGAACCACAAGTTCGGAGAGGCGCATTTCACCCAGTCCGTCGAACTACCTCTGCGGCTGGGATCGGGCGATATTGTCCCCAAACCCAACATCAGCCGTCTTGACGGTGACACGGTGTGTTTCGAAGACGGTACCTGCGCGGACTTCGACGTGATCATCTTCGCGACCGGATACAACATCACGTTCCCGTTCTTTGATCCGGAGTTCCTCAGCGCACCGGACAATCGCATCGATTTGTACAAGCGGATGTTCAAACCGGGCCTTGATGACCTGATTTTCGTGGGGTTGGCCCAGGCGGTGCCATCGCTGTTTCCCTTCGTTGAGTGCCAGGCCCGTTTGGTGGGCGCCTACGCGGCCGGCAAGTATCGGCTCCCTCCGATCGATGAGATGAACCAGGTTATTGCGGCCGAGCATCGCAAGTACACCGGCCACATGCTGGAGCGCCCGCGGCACACCCAGCAACTGGATTACTTCCTCTATGAGCACGACATGCGAACCCGGGAGATCCCCCGCGGACTCGCACGGGCGGAGGGCGTGGCGTGAACCGGCAGAGCGTCAGATTCAACAGCCATGGAATCGACTGCGATGCCTGGCTTTATCGGGCAACGACCACACCAGATGCCGCTCCCATTGTGGTGATGGCGCACGGTGTGGGCGGCACCAAGGACTCGGGACTGGAACCTTTTGCCGAGCGTCTGGCCGAGGCCGGCGTGCATGCGCTCGCCTTCGACTATCGCGGCTTCGGGTCTTCCGAGGGCTTTCCCCGGCAGCAGGTTTCGTTCAGCCATCAAATCGGCGACTACCACGCCGCGGTGAACTTCGCCGCCCGGCTTCCCGGTGTGGACCCCAGGCGAATCGTCCTGTGGGGCGTGTCGTTGGCTGGTGGCCATGTATTGGCGGTTGCCGGTTCTCGCAATGATATTGCCGCCGTCGTCTCAGTGACGCCTCTGGTCGACGGTATCGCGGCGGCCAAGTCTGCTGTGGGCCAACACAGTGCCGCTACCCTGCTGCGGTCTGCGGTGACCGGAATCCGCAGCAGGATTGGCCGGGAGCAGCACACGATACCGATCGTAGGGCGCCCGGGCGAGCTGGCGGCATTGACCGTCGACGGCTACTACGAGGCGCATCTGGCGATCGCGGGCCCCGCATGGCGTAACGAGATCGATGCCACCGTGGGTACTCAGCTCGCCTCGTATCGTCCTGCCAGATATGCGTCCCGAATCAACTGCCCGACGCTGGTGCAGATCGCCGACTTCGACCGCGCCGCGCCACCCTATGCCGCGGCCAAGGCGGCTTTCAAGGCGCGGGCGGAGGTCCGTCACTACCCGTGCGATCACTTCGGTGTGTACCAGGGACAGGAGTGCTTCGACGCCGTCATCGACCACCAAATACGGTTTTTGGCAAGGCATCTGGGCGTCACGGCGGCTTCGTTTTCTGAAGCAGTTCATGGCTGAAACCGTTCAGCAGCTGGTCCTTGCCCGTGCGGCAGACGACAACATTGGACTTGTGTACCAGGGCCAGAGATGGTCGTGGCGCGAACACTTGGCCGAGGCTGCTCGCCACGCGACTGCCTTGATCGGCATGGCGGACGCGGATCGACCGCTGCATGTCGGCACTCTGCTGGGCAACACGCCCGCGATGGCCACGGCGATGGCCGCCGCCGCGCAGGGTGGATATATTCTGTGCGCTCTCAACACCACTCGGCGCGGCGACGGATTGGCTCGTGACATCCGCACATCGGATGTGCAGATCCTGCTGGTGGATGAGGAACATCGTCCCCTTCTTGACGCGATGGAGCTGTCCGGGGTGAGGGTGGTCGACATCAGCAGCACCGATTGGTGCGCGCAGACGAGTGCGGTCGGTGGCGTGCTCCCCTACCGGGTGGCTCAGCCGCTCGATCCGTTCATGATGATCTTCACCTCGGGCACCAGCGGCGATCCCAAAGCCGTTCTGGTGACGCACGCGATGGTGCTCGTCGCCGCGCAGTCATTGGTGGCCCGGTTCTCCCTCTCCTCTATCGACGTCTGTTACGTCTCCATGCCGCTGTTTCATTCGAATGCTGTGCTGGCTGGGTGGGCGGTCGCCGTAGCGGCCGGCGCGACTCTGGCCCCTGCGAAGTTCTCCGCATCGCGCTTCCTCGCCGACATCCGTGAATTGGGCGCCACGTACATGAACTACGTTGGCAAGCCATTGGCGTACGTGCTGGCCACACCGGCGCGAGCGGATGACGCGTCCAATCCGCTCCGGGTGGCCTTTGGCAACGAGGCGTCTGATCCCGATATCGCCGAATTCGAGAAGCGATTCGACGTCACGGTCTACGACGGATTCGGTTCGACGGAGAACGCGGTGATCATCACGCGCGAGGAAGGAACGCCGCGCGGATCGATCGGTAAGGGGTTCCCGGGAGTCGCGATCTACGATCCGGACTCGGTGAGCGAGTGTGCCGTCGCCAGGTTCGATATCGACGGCGTCCTGGCCAACCCCGACGAGGCGGTCGGCGAGTTGGTGAATACCCAGGGGGCAGGCTTCTTTTCGGGCTATTACAACGACGAGGGCGCAACCGATGAACGCATGCGCCATGGCATGTATTGGTCAGGTGACCTGGCCTACCGAGACATCGAGGGCTGGATCTACCTGGCGGGGCGTACGGCCGACTGGATGCGGATTAACGGCGAGAACCTAGCCGCGGCACCCATCGAACGGATCTTGCAACGACATCCCTCGGTGAGCCAGGCCGCGGTATACGCGGTGCGTTCCGCGGACGGTGGTGATGAGCTGATGGCCGCACTGGTACTGCGGGCTCCGCTGACGCATCTTGACCTGACGGAGTTTCTCTCCGCACAGCCCGATCTACCCGGGATCGGCTGGCCTCGACACATCCGCCTGGCCCGGCATCTTCCCTGCACCGCGACCAACAAAGTCCTCAAAAGAGTGTTGATTTCCGAGGGGCTCGAAGTAACGGACAGCGAATTATGGCGCCGCGAAGAACGTGGTGCCGAATACTTCTCATGTGATCGCACGGACTATTAGTCGGCATGTGTCCACACCGGAATTAACTCACTATAGGCTGCTGACCGGAGCGGGCGTCCCTCCCGCGGCGATTCTTGACTAAATCTTGAGACCTTAAAAGCCGGCTGATTTCTTCCGCATTTCCGCAGTTCATCGGCCAAATCATCACGGCTGCAATTGGTTGCGTCGCGATTTATCGAATTGTGAGATGACAGTTATCGCCGTTGTGGGTGCCTGGGAAGTTTCTGTGTAAGCACATTAAGCACACGCTGATCAGATTAATTAGACGTTAAGCATGCGTGATCGATACATGAAAGCGGGTGCGATATCTATTGACGGCGGATCAATTAAATGACACGTTGCCTATTGGGCCCGCCGTCGCATGACGCCCCGGCGTAGAGCCGACAAGTCGCCATCAAGATTGATTAATCTGCTTTTTCTTTCCGGGAGTGTCATATGTCTATTGCCGAATCCATCAATGTGCCGGTGCCCGCGGGATCCGCGCCGTCGACGAAGACCAGGGAGCTCACGCGGGCGCTACTCTCCGGACGTGAGGTGCATCCCGGCGAGATCCCGCCGGGTCGCGCTTACACCACGCTGCGAGACCTGGCCACCCATCCGGGCCTGCACGGCGTCAGCGATGTGCTGGCACCGGGCACCGCTCCGGATACCGTTGATTTCCTACCGCTGGCCAGGTTGGTGAATCCGGCCGAGCTGCCTGCCATTCGCGCCGCGGTAGACAGCGTGCTGCCGACCGGTAAGTTCACTTCCGGTCCCCACGTCGACGCATTTGAAGACGAGATCGCGACCTACCTTGGGATCGACCACGTCATCGGGGCCTCGAGCGGAACCGATGCGTTGACGGCCGTGCTACTGGCGCTCGGGGCCGGGCCAGGAACCGAAGTCATCTTGCCCGCCAATAGCTTTGCCGCCACCGAGAACGCCGTCTTCGTGACGGGCGCCCGGCCCGTGTTGGTCGACACTCGCGCGGAGGATTACCTGCTGGACCCCGCGGAAGTCGAAGCCGCCATCAGCAGTCGCACGGTGGCGGTACTTCCGGTGCACCTTTATGGCGCGTTCGCCGATGTCCGTGCGTTGACCGAAGTTACTTCCCGTCATGGAATCCCGGTGGTGGAGGACGCATGCCAGGGAATCGGCCTCGACGGACTGGGGCATCACAGTGATGCGGCAATACTCAGCTTCAACCCCTACAAGAACCTAGGCGCGGTGGGGAAAGCCGGTGCGGTGGCAACCCGCCTTCCCGGACTTGCCCAGCGCGTCACCGAACTGCTGTACCACGGCTTCGCCGCGGGCCAAAAGAACGTCAAGGCAGGCGTATACGGGCTCAATTCGCGTCTGGACAATCTGCAAGCGGCCGTCCTGCGGGCCCGACTGGACTGGCTCGGCCAGAACAACCTGGCGCGCAGCATTCTTGCCCGACGATACGTCGATGGCTTGGCCGACCTGGCCATCACCGCGCGTCTTCGTCTGCCCACCTGGGACGCTGACCACGTCTGGCATCTGTTCACAGTCGAGGCGATTCGAGATGACCGCGATGCTGTTACCGCCGCTCTTCGTGACGCCAGCATCGCAACCGATCTTTACTATCCGGTGCTCACGCACAAACACCAGGTGCCTTCGGTGGCCGACCTCTTCGAGGGCGTGCGATTGCCACGCACCGAAGCATCGCACGCACGCATATTCCAGCTGCCGCTCTATCCCGGGCTCACCCTCGCCGAACAAGACCGCGTGATTGGGGCGCTGCATGACGTCCTTGCTTGATATCCACACTGCGACGGACTGGCTGGTGCTGTGCGATTTCGATGAGACGTTCTTTGCTCACGACGCCGCGGTCCGCTCATCGCGCGATTTGGCTGATCTCGCAGCACTTGTCAACAGCCTGTCCACGTCGCGGGGTCTACGCTTCGGATTCATCACGGGTAGTTCACCGTCGACCGTCACCGCTGTGCTCGACGACCTGGGCACGTCACTGCGGCCGGCGTTCATCGGCGGCAACTTGGGGACAGAGCTGCTGGTGGTAGACCACACCGGTGAACTTGCCCCAGATGCGGGGTGGCAGGCCAGATTCCCACCCCCCGAGGAGTTTTCGGTTCGGGTGGACCGGGTGCTGGCAGCGGTTCCGGATCTGGTTCTCACCCCGCAAGCTACGCACGGAGCCGGTCTCTACAAGCGCAATTTCTATCTGCGTGCCGAAGCGGAGGACCTCGACGACGATGGCAGGGTCCGCTCGTTGCGTCAGGCGACCGCAGCGGAGGCGCTCGCGGTGAACATCAATCACTGCAATCCCGCCGCCGGTGACCCGGCGGGGTTCCTCGATGTCGACTTTTTGCCGCTGGGCGCCGGGAAGCGTGAGATCGCACGATTCCTGCAGCAGAGCTGGCAGGTACCGGCAAGCCGCACATTGGCTTTCGGAGACAGCGGCAACGATCTCGGCATGCTCGCCTGTGCGAGCCATGCCTGGCTGGTGGCCAACGCCACTGGCGAGGCACGCAAGGCCCACCCATACGTCACTGCCCGGCCACACGCGGGCGGAATCGTCGACACCATTGCCAACATTCTCACTAAGGAGCAGTAACCATGTTGAAAGTCGGAATCATCGGCGCGGGCGGCGTCGCCCGTGCCCACGCGCGCGCCCTGAATACGCTTAAAAACGCTGAGCTGGTTGGCGTTCTAGATATCGACGCGCGCGCGGCGGAGTCCTTCGCCAATGCTTACGGCGGCATCCCGGTCACCGACACCGACGCCCTGCTGGGAGTCGCGGACGCCGTCGTCGTGGCCTCCCCCAACTTCACCCATCGTGACCACTCACTCACGGCGCTGCGTGCCGGGCGATCAGTGCTGTGCGAGAAGCCCCTTGCGCTTTCCCGTGTTGAGGCCAAAGAGATGGTGGCGGCCGCCGGCGAGGTGACCTCACCCGCACTCGTCGGGTTCAACTATCGCCATCTGCCGGTCGTCACCGAGCTGCGCCGGCGATTGCAGCACGGGGACTTCGGCGCGATCTGCGCCGTGGAGCTGGGCTTCCGGAAGGACTCCGCATACCGGCGCAAGAACCACACCTGGCGCGACAGCGGCAGCTCCAACGGCACCAGTGGGGCACTCGGTGATCTGGGTGTACATCTGCTGGACCTGCTCACCTACGTTTCCGGTGGCCGCATCCTCGTAGACGAATGCCAGGCCCGAATCACCACCCACGTCACCAACAAGAGTGATGAAGTGGTCGAAGTCGACGACCATGCGGAGATCTATGGCCGTCTCAGCACCGGAAGCATCTTCACCTTGGTGGCTTCCAAAGCGGCCCCGACGGCGGAGTGCGGCTTCTCCATCCGGATCGTCGGAACC
Coding sequences within:
- a CDS encoding TetR/AcrR family transcriptional regulator translates to MTAAFEEGPTPESDNDSVASRLLDATEKLLSDKGIRATTMTDVAEEAGVSRSWLYRHFPDKQALVGAAIIRLIEVSWAQSAAELAAITGFEARLVAGVKIGRRAYDDPGTLLMRMRLREPEEFMACAGAGVQGLVPDLAGFWRPYLEAARDAGEIHARTDIDEASEWIARVMISLGTVPGNCIDPDDPNSLTRHFRRYVLPALRIAPAK
- a CDS encoding flavin-containing monooxygenase produces the protein MTRPSTAIIGAGISGLTTAKMLSDYGIPHTCFETSDRIGGNWAFGNPNGHSSAYRSLHIDTSRHQLSFRDFPMPDSYPHFPHHTLIKQYLEDYAAAFDLKRNIEFRNGIVHAERLPRGGWELLTQSGERRHFELLVVANGHHWDPRYPHFPGSFAGTTLHSHHYIDPRTPLNLMDKRILVVGLGNSAADIAVELSSRATGNSVTLSTRSGAWIVPKYVAGQPADKYFRTSPHIPMSWQRRLFQMMQPLMSGRPDQLGLPMPNHKFGEAHFTQSVELPLRLGSGDIVPKPNISRLDGDTVCFEDGTCADFDVIIFATGYNITFPFFDPEFLSAPDNRIDLYKRMFKPGLDDLIFVGLAQAVPSLFPFVECQARLVGAYAAGKYRLPPIDEMNQVIAAEHRKYTGHMLERPRHTQQLDYFLYEHDMRTREIPRGLARAEGVA
- a CDS encoding alpha/beta hydrolase, translating into MNRQSVRFNSHGIDCDAWLYRATTTPDAAPIVVMAHGVGGTKDSGLEPFAERLAEAGVHALAFDYRGFGSSEGFPRQQVSFSHQIGDYHAAVNFAARLPGVDPRRIVLWGVSLAGGHVLAVAGSRNDIAAVVSVTPLVDGIAAAKSAVGQHSAATLLRSAVTGIRSRIGREQHTIPIVGRPGELAALTVDGYYEAHLAIAGPAWRNEIDATVGTQLASYRPARYASRINCPTLVQIADFDRAAPPYAAAKAAFKARAEVRHYPCDHFGVYQGQECFDAVIDHQIRFLARHLGVTAASFSEAVHG
- the fadD1 gene encoding fatty-acid--CoA ligase FadD1, which encodes MAETVQQLVLARAADDNIGLVYQGQRWSWREHLAEAARHATALIGMADADRPLHVGTLLGNTPAMATAMAAAAQGGYILCALNTTRRGDGLARDIRTSDVQILLVDEEHRPLLDAMELSGVRVVDISSTDWCAQTSAVGGVLPYRVAQPLDPFMMIFTSGTSGDPKAVLVTHAMVLVAAQSLVARFSLSSIDVCYVSMPLFHSNAVLAGWAVAVAAGATLAPAKFSASRFLADIRELGATYMNYVGKPLAYVLATPARADDASNPLRVAFGNEASDPDIAEFEKRFDVTVYDGFGSTENAVIITREEGTPRGSIGKGFPGVAIYDPDSVSECAVARFDIDGVLANPDEAVGELVNTQGAGFFSGYYNDEGATDERMRHGMYWSGDLAYRDIEGWIYLAGRTADWMRINGENLAAAPIERILQRHPSVSQAAVYAVRSADGGDELMAALVLRAPLTHLDLTEFLSAQPDLPGIGWPRHIRLARHLPCTATNKVLKRVLISEGLEVTDSELWRREERGAEYFSCDRTDY
- a CDS encoding DegT/DnrJ/EryC1/StrS family aminotransferase, which gives rise to MSIAESINVPVPAGSAPSTKTRELTRALLSGREVHPGEIPPGRAYTTLRDLATHPGLHGVSDVLAPGTAPDTVDFLPLARLVNPAELPAIRAAVDSVLPTGKFTSGPHVDAFEDEIATYLGIDHVIGASSGTDALTAVLLALGAGPGTEVILPANSFAATENAVFVTGARPVLVDTRAEDYLLDPAEVEAAISSRTVAVLPVHLYGAFADVRALTEVTSRHGIPVVEDACQGIGLDGLGHHSDAAILSFNPYKNLGAVGKAGAVATRLPGLAQRVTELLYHGFAAGQKNVKAGVYGLNSRLDNLQAAVLRARLDWLGQNNLARSILARRYVDGLADLAITARLRLPTWDADHVWHLFTVEAIRDDRDAVTAALRDASIATDLYYPVLTHKHQVPSVADLFEGVRLPRTEASHARIFQLPLYPGLTLAEQDRVIGALHDVLA
- a CDS encoding HAD family hydrolase, translated to MTSLLDIHTATDWLVLCDFDETFFAHDAAVRSSRDLADLAALVNSLSTSRGLRFGFITGSSPSTVTAVLDDLGTSLRPAFIGGNLGTELLVVDHTGELAPDAGWQARFPPPEEFSVRVDRVLAAVPDLVLTPQATHGAGLYKRNFYLRAEAEDLDDDGRVRSLRQATAAEALAVNINHCNPAAGDPAGFLDVDFLPLGAGKREIARFLQQSWQVPASRTLAFGDSGNDLGMLACASHAWLVANATGEARKAHPYVTARPHAGGIVDTIANILTKEQ
- a CDS encoding Gfo/Idh/MocA family protein, which codes for MLKVGIIGAGGVARAHARALNTLKNAELVGVLDIDARAAESFANAYGGIPVTDTDALLGVADAVVVASPNFTHRDHSLTALRAGRSVLCEKPLALSRVEAKEMVAAAGEVTSPALVGFNYRHLPVVTELRRRLQHGDFGAICAVELGFRKDSAYRRKNHTWRDSGSSNGTSGALGDLGVHLLDLLTYVSGGRILVDECQARITTHVTNKSDEVVEVDDHAEIYGRLSTGSIFTLVASKAAPTAECGFSIRIVGTDAVFRYHTADPGRYLISRGAQTETVELERTLLSDPANEVHGWSDSFRSEIDHWSRLTSVGAAGTGRHALATFEDGLAAQEILESLLRGSKPQPERLTVEHTLPSPAEL